In a genomic window of Staphylococcus taiwanensis:
- the tgt gene encoding tRNA guanosine(34) transglycosylase Tgt encodes MPAVTYEHIKTCKQSGARLGIVHTPHGSFETPMFMPVGTKATVKTMSPEELRQIEAKIILGNTYHLWLQPGNDIIKQAGGLHKFMNWDGPILTDSGGFQVFSLSNLRKISEEGVEFRHHTNGSKLFLSPEKSMEIQNDLGSDIMMAFDECPPMPSEYKYVKDSIERTTRWAERCLKAHKRPEDQALFGIIQGGEYKDLREQSAKELVELDFPGYAIGGLSVGEPKPVMYEMVEHTVQYMPENKPRYLMGVGSPDALIECSIRGMDMFDCVLPTRIARNGTCMTSNGRLVIKNAKYANDFRPLDENCDCYTCKNYSRAYIRHLIKAEETFGIRLTTINNLHFLLKLMEDIRQAIREDRLLDFKEEFFEQYGLNVDNPKNF; translated from the coding sequence ATGCCAGCAGTTACATATGAACATATAAAAACTTGTAAACAATCGGGTGCACGTTTAGGTATCGTTCATACGCCACATGGATCTTTTGAAACACCGATGTTTATGCCAGTTGGAACAAAAGCAACCGTTAAAACAATGAGTCCAGAAGAGTTAAGACAAATTGAAGCGAAAATAATACTCGGAAACACGTATCATTTGTGGTTACAACCTGGAAATGATATTATCAAACAGGCTGGGGGTCTACATAAGTTTATGAATTGGGATGGCCCTATTCTTACAGATTCTGGTGGTTTCCAAGTATTTAGTTTAAGTAATCTTAGAAAAATTTCTGAGGAAGGTGTAGAATTTAGACATCATACTAATGGATCTAAACTATTTCTAAGCCCAGAGAAGTCTATGGAAATCCAAAATGATTTAGGTTCAGATATTATGATGGCATTTGATGAATGTCCACCCATGCCATCTGAATATAAATATGTAAAAGATTCTATAGAACGTACAACAAGATGGGCTGAACGTTGCTTAAAAGCGCATAAAAGACCTGAAGACCAAGCATTATTTGGTATTATTCAAGGTGGAGAATATAAAGACCTTAGAGAGCAAAGTGCCAAAGAATTGGTTGAATTAGATTTTCCTGGGTATGCTATTGGCGGTTTATCTGTTGGTGAACCGAAGCCAGTAATGTATGAAATGGTTGAGCATACTGTACAATATATGCCAGAAAATAAACCAAGGTACCTTATGGGCGTTGGTTCACCTGATGCACTTATTGAATGTAGCATTAGAGGAATGGATATGTTTGATTGCGTATTACCAACGCGTATTGCAAGAAATGGCACATGTATGACTTCTAATGGAAGATTAGTTATTAAAAATGCTAAATACGCTAATGATTTTAGACCACTAGATGAAAATTGTGATTGTTACACATGTAAGAATTATTCACGTGCTTACATTAGACATTTAATTAAAGCTGAAGAAACATTTGGTATCCGTCTTACTACTATTAATAATTTACATTTTCTGCTAAAATTAATGGAAGATATTAGACAGGCCATTCGTGAAGACCGTTTATTGGACTTCAAAGAGGAGTTCTTTGAACAATATGGACTTAATGTAGATAACCCTAAAAATTTTTAA
- the yajC gene encoding preprotein translocase subunit YajC — protein sequence MNVSALILPIILIIVFYFFLIRPQQKRAKEHREMISRIESGQRITTIGGIKGTVKAVDETTVVITVNGHGTEMTFEKPAIKQVDPS from the coding sequence ATGAACGTTTCAGCACTTATTTTACCTATTATTTTAATAATAGTGTTTTATTTCTTCTTGATTCGACCTCAACAAAAGCGTGCAAAAGAGCATCGTGAAATGATTAGTCGAATTGAATCAGGACAAAGAATTACTACGATTGGTGGCATCAAAGGAACAGTTAAAGCTGTAGATGAAACTACAGTTGTTATTACTGTTAACGGTCATGGTACAGAAATGACTTTCGAAAAACCAGCAATTAAACAAGTAGATCCATCTTAA
- the secDF gene encoding protein translocase subunit SecDF → MKKLSRIIAFILIVAVLFVGMGLTYKNVVKNVNLGLDLQGGFEVLYQVKPLGDDKKIDDKALQSTAQTLENRVNVLGVSEPHIQVEDPDRIRVQLAGVKDPDEARKILSSQANLTIRDADDKVKLTGKDIQQGSAKQEFKQGTNEPAVTFKLKDRAKFKKVTTEISKKQENMMVVWLDYKKGDSYHKELKKPENKRKYVSAASVDQPINSDSVEISGGFQGQKGVERAKQISELLNAGSLPVDLKEVYSNSVGAQFGQDALDKTIFASVIGVAIIYLFMVGFYRLPGLVAIIALTVYIYLTLVAFNFISGVLTLPGLAALVLGVGMAVDANIIMYERIKDELRIGRTLKQAYSKANKSSFLTIFDSNLTTVIAAGVLFFFGESSVKGFATMLLLGILMIFVTAVFLSRGLLSLLVSSNYFKKKYWLFGVSKKERHDINEGVDVHDLKTSFEKWNFVKLAKPLIGASILILVVGIVILSIFKLNLGIDFSAGTRADLNSDTKLTQAKVERTMKDMGLTPDQIQINGKDSKQATVQFKKDLSKDEVVKLNQKVNDQYGHKPTVNTVSPMIGQELAKNAMKALIYAAIGIIIYVSLRFEWRMGLSSVLALLHDVFMIVALFSLFRLEVDITFIAAVLTIVGYSINDTIVTFDRVRENLHKIKVITSPEQIDDIVNRSIRQTMTRSVNTVLTVIVVVVAILIFGASSLFNFSLALLIGLVSGVFSSIFIAVPLWGIMKKRQLKKSDDGKLVVYKEKKSNDEKILV, encoded by the coding sequence GTGAAGAAATTAAGTAGGATAATTGCATTCATCCTAATTGTGGCTGTACTATTTGTTGGTATGGGTCTTACATATAAGAATGTAGTTAAAAATGTAAATCTTGGTCTTGATTTACAAGGTGGTTTCGAAGTGCTTTATCAAGTTAAGCCTCTCGGCGATGATAAAAAAATAGATGACAAAGCACTGCAATCAACAGCACAAACTTTAGAAAATCGTGTTAACGTTTTAGGTGTTTCTGAACCGCACATCCAAGTTGAAGACCCAGATCGTATTAGGGTTCAACTAGCTGGTGTCAAAGATCCTGATGAAGCACGTAAAATATTATCATCCCAAGCTAATTTAACCATTCGTGATGCGGATGATAAAGTTAAGTTAACTGGTAAAGATATTCAACAAGGTTCTGCTAAACAAGAGTTCAAACAAGGTACGAATGAACCTGCAGTTACTTTTAAATTAAAAGACCGTGCTAAATTTAAAAAAGTAACAACTGAAATATCTAAAAAACAAGAGAATATGATGGTAGTATGGTTAGACTATAAAAAAGGTGACAGCTATCATAAAGAACTGAAAAAACCTGAAAATAAACGTAAATATGTTTCTGCTGCCTCAGTAGATCAACCTATAAATTCAGATAGTGTTGAGATTTCTGGTGGTTTCCAAGGTCAAAAAGGTGTGGAAAGAGCAAAACAAATTTCAGAATTATTGAATGCTGGTTCTTTACCGGTAGACTTAAAAGAAGTTTATTCAAATTCAGTAGGTGCGCAATTTGGACAAGATGCTTTAGATAAAACAATTTTCGCATCTGTAATTGGTGTAGCGATTATTTACTTGTTCATGGTTGGTTTTTATAGATTACCTGGTTTGGTAGCTATAATCGCTTTAACTGTTTATATTTATTTAACATTAGTTGCATTCAATTTCATCTCTGGTGTGCTTACATTACCTGGTTTAGCAGCATTAGTACTGGGTGTAGGTATGGCAGTCGATGCCAATATCATTATGTACGAACGGATAAAGGATGAATTAAGGATAGGACGAACGCTTAAACAAGCTTATTCAAAAGCAAATAAAAGTTCATTCCTTACTATTTTTGACTCTAACTTAACAACAGTCATTGCTGCTGGTGTACTGTTCTTCTTCGGTGAAAGTTCAGTAAAAGGTTTCGCAACTATGTTGTTACTTGGTATATTAATGATCTTTGTAACAGCCGTATTCTTATCTAGAGGATTATTATCATTATTGGTATCATCTAACTACTTTAAGAAAAAATACTGGTTATTTGGTGTTAGCAAGAAAGAACGTCATGATATAAACGAGGGTGTCGATGTTCATGACTTAAAAACATCATTTGAGAAATGGAATTTCGTTAAATTAGCAAAACCATTAATCGGCGCAAGTATTTTAATTTTAGTTGTAGGTATAGTGATTTTAAGTATCTTTAAATTGAATCTAGGCATTGATTTTTCTGCAGGTACAAGAGCAGATCTAAATTCTGATACTAAATTAACACAAGCCAAAGTGGAACGAACAATGAAAGATATGGGTCTTACGCCTGATCAAATACAAATAAATGGTAAAGATAGTAAGCAGGCTACTGTTCAATTTAAAAAAGACTTATCTAAAGATGAAGTTGTAAAACTTAATCAAAAAGTTAATGATCAATATGGACATAAGCCAACAGTAAATACAGTATCACCTATGATTGGACAAGAATTAGCTAAAAATGCTATGAAAGCTCTAATCTATGCAGCTATAGGTATTATCATTTATGTATCATTAAGATTCGAGTGGCGTATGGGTCTTTCATCAGTATTAGCACTTTTACATGACGTATTTATGATAGTAGCGTTATTCAGCTTGTTCCGTTTAGAAGTGGATATTACATTTATTGCCGCAGTATTAACGATTGTAGGTTACTCAATCAATGATACGATTGTTACATTTGACCGTGTAAGGGAAAACTTGCATAAAATCAAGGTAATTACTAGCCCTGAACAAATTGATGACATCGTTAATAGATCAATTCGTCAAACAATGACACGTTCTGTTAACACTGTTTTAACTGTCATCGTTGTAGTTGTAGCGATTTTAATCTTTGGTGCATCAAGCTTATTCAATTTCTCATTAGCACTATTAATTGGATTAGTTTCAGGTGTATTCTCTTCTATCTTCATCGCTGTTCCATTATGGGGCATCATGAAAAAACGACAATTAAAAAAATCAGATGATGGAAAACTTGTCGTTTATAAAGAGAAAAAATCTAATGATGAAAAAATATTAGTATAA
- the recJ gene encoding single-stranded-DNA-specific exonuclease RecJ: protein MIKSKFNWLYDAPTEYIHDDLVKSFKLSPIIKKVLESKHLINEKDINEVLSDSTIDHDPLLLSDMDKAVTRINEAIDKNERILVYGDYDADGVTSTTILVTTLRTLGAEVGWYIPNRFTEGYGPNELAFQNAYDEGISLIITVDNGIQGHNEIKMAQELGVDVIVTDHHEIGRTLPDAYAIVHPMHPAFDYPFHYLCGAGVAYKLAQVLLDNPPNYFLSLAAIGTIADLVSLTDENRTIVKKGLSYLNEHCPFQIKAILNQAGFNDTINEETIGFIIGPRLNAVGRLEDASLAAELLMSENAEEAEFLAEQVEHFNVERKDIVAQITEEALVMADEKVKAGQRFLLLAKEDWHEGVLGIVASKIVETYGLPTLILNIDLEQNHAKGSARSIEQVSMFEILSAHQDLITKFGGHHMAAGMTMDIDNIHDLERGLNDWMTQLAEHTSLDPNKHVTVKLDEADISVNNIRDFQRLSPFGTDFEKPLFEIDDNEVIDVKAIGKDKNHLKLTSGEQHLQSLFWQNGQLASQIEIGQPINLLGHLQVNEWNGNQSPQFIIQDLATHSEEILDYRSKRKQLDVDPSNSQIAFIIHPKKEKINENYYYYGESISDKHDIVVLRDLPVDIDSLSQSLRGLNYSQLYLVLQHQQSIYFDGMPTAVNFKNCYKALLNKKAMNLEQEGMLLCQYLNIKPKILKFMLKVFIDLGFVIEDNGIIKINDNPDKQSIESSRIYQLRQSRIEVEKLLLYDDFSHLKRWIKDQKG, encoded by the coding sequence ATGATTAAATCAAAATTTAACTGGTTATATGATGCTCCAACAGAATACATACATGATGATTTAGTAAAATCTTTTAAGCTTTCTCCAATTATAAAAAAAGTGCTTGAGAGTAAACATCTTATTAATGAAAAAGATATCAATGAAGTGCTTAGTGATAGTACGATTGATCATGATCCATTACTTTTAAGCGATATGGATAAAGCAGTAACTCGTATTAACGAGGCTATTGATAAAAACGAGAGAATATTAGTCTATGGGGATTATGACGCTGATGGTGTAACTTCTACAACAATTTTAGTGACTACGCTTAGAACTCTAGGGGCTGAAGTAGGCTGGTATATTCCAAACCGATTTACTGAAGGATATGGACCTAATGAACTTGCATTCCAAAATGCATATGATGAGGGTATTTCATTAATTATTACTGTAGATAACGGAATTCAGGGTCACAATGAAATTAAAATGGCGCAAGAATTAGGTGTTGATGTAATTGTAACCGATCACCATGAAATTGGTCGTACACTTCCAGATGCATATGCAATTGTTCATCCAATGCATCCAGCGTTCGATTATCCATTTCATTATTTATGTGGTGCTGGAGTAGCGTATAAATTAGCTCAAGTCTTATTAGATAATCCACCAAATTATTTTTTAAGTCTAGCAGCAATAGGGACAATTGCTGATTTAGTATCATTAACAGATGAAAATAGAACAATCGTAAAAAAGGGACTCTCGTATTTAAATGAACATTGTCCATTCCAAATTAAGGCCATTCTGAATCAAGCTGGATTTAATGATACCATCAATGAGGAAACGATTGGTTTTATTATTGGCCCTAGACTTAATGCTGTTGGACGTTTAGAAGATGCTTCACTTGCCGCTGAATTGTTAATGTCTGAGAATGCTGAAGAAGCGGAATTCCTAGCTGAGCAAGTTGAACATTTTAATGTTGAACGTAAAGATATAGTTGCGCAAATTACTGAAGAGGCTTTAGTTATGGCTGACGAGAAAGTTAAAGCGGGACAACGTTTTTTACTATTAGCAAAAGAAGATTGGCATGAAGGCGTATTAGGTATCGTGGCTTCAAAGATAGTTGAAACATATGGTTTGCCAACTTTAATATTAAATATTGATTTAGAACAAAATCACGCAAAAGGTTCAGCAAGAAGTATTGAACAAGTTTCAATGTTTGAAATTTTAAGTGCTCATCAGGATTTAATTACTAAATTTGGTGGACATCATATGGCTGCAGGGATGACTATGGACATTGACAATATCCATGACTTAGAGCGAGGATTAAATGATTGGATGACACAGTTGGCCGAACATACTTCATTAGATCCAAATAAACACGTCACTGTTAAATTAGATGAAGCAGATATTTCTGTGAATAATATAAGAGATTTTCAAAGGCTAAGTCCATTTGGTACTGATTTTGAAAAACCTCTTTTTGAAATTGATGATAATGAAGTAATTGATGTTAAAGCAATTGGTAAAGATAAAAATCATTTAAAACTTACATCCGGTGAACAACATTTGCAAAGTTTATTTTGGCAAAATGGCCAACTTGCTTCGCAAATTGAAATCGGACAGCCCATAAACTTATTAGGTCATCTACAAGTCAATGAGTGGAATGGTAATCAATCACCACAATTTATAATTCAAGATTTAGCAACTCACAGTGAAGAAATATTGGACTATCGAAGTAAACGAAAACAATTAGATGTTGACCCTTCAAATTCTCAAATCGCATTTATCATACATCCTAAAAAAGAAAAAATAAATGAAAATTATTATTACTATGGCGAATCCATTAGTGATAAACATGATATTGTTGTACTTAGAGATTTGCCGGTAGACATCGATAGTCTAAGCCAAAGTCTTCGTGGACTAAATTATTCACAATTATATCTTGTGTTGCAACATCAACAATCCATATACTTTGATGGTATGCCTACAGCAGTTAATTTCAAAAATTGTTATAAAGCATTATTGAATAAAAAGGCAATGAATTTAGAACAAGAAGGAATGTTATTATGCCAATATTTAAATATAAAGCCTAAAATTTTAAAATTTATGTTAAAAGTGTTTATTGATTTAGGCTTCGTAATTGAAGATAATGGTATAATTAAAATAAATGATAATCCCGATAAGCAAAGTATTGAATCAAGTCGGATATATCAATTAAGACAATCAAGAATAGAAGTTGAAAAGCTATTGCTTTATGATGATTTTTCACATCTAAAGCGTTGGATAAAAGATCAAAAGGGTTAA